Proteins from a genomic interval of Niabella soli DSM 19437:
- the fbaA gene encoding class II fructose-bisphosphate aldolase codes for MSKYRAGVLFGKELEDLYNDAKENQFALPAVNVVGTDSVNAVLETAAKVNSPVMIQFSNGGAQFFAGKGMPNDKLQANISGAISGAMHVHNVAKYYGVPVVLHTDHAAKKWLPWISALIDAGEQFHKEKGQPLYSSHMLDLSEEPIGENIETSVEFFKRMAPLGMSIEIELGVTGGEEDGVDNTDVDNSKLYTQPEDVAQAYEALSKVGNLFTVAAAFGNVHGVYKPGNVVLTPTILDNSQKFIQQKFGTASDKPVYFVFHGGSGSEKAKITEAIGYGAIKMNLDTDMQWAFAEGVFDYYKKNEAYLQGQLGNPEGADKPNKKYYDPRVWLRKGEETFVKRLEEAFNDLNCIGKNA; via the coding sequence ATGAGTAAATACAGAGCCGGGGTTTTGTTTGGCAAAGAGCTGGAAGACCTCTATAATGACGCAAAAGAGAATCAGTTTGCATTACCTGCTGTAAATGTGGTTGGAACCGATAGCGTAAACGCTGTTTTGGAAACCGCTGCAAAGGTAAATTCTCCAGTTATGATCCAGTTCAGCAATGGCGGGGCACAATTCTTTGCCGGCAAAGGAATGCCCAATGATAAATTGCAGGCAAATATTTCCGGAGCCATCAGCGGAGCTATGCACGTACATAATGTGGCAAAATATTATGGTGTTCCGGTTGTATTGCATACCGACCATGCGGCAAAAAAATGGCTGCCCTGGATCAGCGCGCTGATCGATGCCGGCGAGCAATTCCATAAAGAAAAAGGACAACCCTTATATAGCTCACACATGCTGGATCTGAGCGAAGAACCTATCGGTGAAAATATTGAAACTTCTGTTGAATTCTTCAAGCGCATGGCGCCTCTGGGCATGAGCATTGAAATTGAACTGGGCGTTACCGGTGGCGAAGAAGATGGCGTGGACAATACTGACGTGGACAACTCCAAATTATATACGCAGCCGGAAGACGTAGCGCAGGCTTACGAAGCCCTGAGCAAAGTAGGCAATCTGTTTACTGTTGCTGCAGCATTTGGGAATGTACACGGCGTTTACAAACCCGGCAATGTGGTACTGACCCCCACTATCCTGGATAACAGCCAGAAATTCATTCAGCAAAAATTTGGTACCGCTTCTGATAAACCGGTTTACTTTGTATTCCACGGCGGTAGCGGTTCCGAGAAAGCGAAAATCACTGAAGCGATCGGCTATGGCGCAATCAAAATGAACCTGGATACCGATATGCAGTGGGCATTTGCTGAGGGGGTATTCGACTACTACAAAAAGAACGAAGCTTACCTGCAGGGCCAGTTGGGCAATCCTGAAGGGGCAGACAAACCCAACAAAAAATACTACGACCCACGCGTATGGCTGCGCAAAGGGGAAGAGACTTTTGTAAAACGTTTGGAAGAAGCCTTCAACGACCTGAACTGTATCGGCAAAAACGCATAA
- a CDS encoding DUF4403 family protein — translation MTKYCTTLFLFCWIPSVFIFCQPAIHTPAPQLSAPAYPAATVPESNIDIPVQIDLAPFFALANKQVDTLFTSPHFPDDWVQEGCGIRYKYSFRRGPLQFTIKNTTIDIAFTGYYKIIGSTRACVNGKALSPWTPACQCGFEEGERKVKVGLTVHLFLMTNYSIKMQVVRKEPEPLDRCTVCFWGQDITTSILDALKKELDQSKAGLEKGYGRIDLKPRFQQLWNIMNTPYNINNMGWLQLNPQRIRINNVTAANDQLQIGVGLAARPIIRFEKPEPLITPVPHIGNFSRDKGFRIYADLVMNYDSLSRLLTEQIKGKEFVFSKAFIKKRFVFQECRLVGSADNRLVIQVRFTGTNNGSFFVTGKPLYYADSRTFRITDVDFELQSKNALLKTADWLFSRKITSTIETMAQYDLTSILNTAKTNISQQLNRSFIKGVSGNGSIQDITVAGIFPQSNWLAVRAYCSGDFLLKVAGMDFKL, via the coding sequence ATGACAAAATATTGCACAACACTCTTTCTTTTTTGCTGGATTCCTTCTGTCTTCATTTTTTGTCAGCCCGCTATCCACACTCCTGCCCCGCAACTGTCGGCGCCTGCCTACCCGGCGGCTACTGTTCCTGAATCCAACATTGATATCCCCGTTCAGATTGACCTGGCACCCTTCTTCGCGTTGGCAAATAAACAGGTAGATACACTTTTTACTTCACCCCATTTCCCTGACGACTGGGTTCAGGAAGGATGCGGCATTCGTTATAAATACAGTTTCCGGAGAGGCCCGCTCCAGTTTACCATAAAAAACACCACTATCGATATCGCTTTCACCGGTTATTATAAGATTATCGGTTCCACACGTGCCTGCGTAAACGGGAAAGCGCTTTCCCCCTGGACGCCGGCCTGTCAGTGCGGGTTTGAAGAAGGCGAGCGGAAGGTAAAAGTAGGATTAACGGTGCACCTCTTTTTAATGACCAACTACAGCATAAAAATGCAGGTGGTACGCAAGGAACCCGAACCATTGGATCGCTGCACCGTCTGCTTTTGGGGGCAGGACATTACCACATCAATACTTGATGCATTGAAAAAAGAACTGGATCAGTCGAAAGCCGGTTTGGAAAAAGGCTATGGGCGCATCGACCTGAAACCCCGGTTCCAGCAGCTTTGGAATATAATGAACACCCCTTACAATATTAATAATATGGGCTGGCTGCAGCTTAATCCGCAGCGGATACGCATCAATAATGTTACGGCCGCTAATGATCAGTTGCAGATCGGGGTTGGCCTGGCCGCCAGGCCCATCATACGGTTCGAAAAGCCTGAGCCCCTTATAACCCCTGTTCCCCATATCGGTAATTTCAGTCGCGATAAAGGCTTTCGCATTTATGCAGACCTGGTAATGAACTACGATTCGCTGAGCCGGTTGCTGACAGAACAGATCAAAGGAAAAGAATTTGTATTCAGCAAGGCTTTTATAAAGAAACGGTTTGTTTTTCAGGAATGCAGGCTGGTGGGCAGCGCGGATAATCGCCTGGTAATACAGGTACGCTTTACCGGCACCAACAACGGCTCCTTCTTCGTAACCGGAAAGCCCTTATACTATGCCGATTCCAGGACTTTCAGGATTACGGATGTAGACTTTGAACTCCAGTCAAAAAACGCCCTGCTGAAAACGGCCGATTGGTTATTTTCCAGAAAGATCACCAGCACTATCGAAACGATGGCGCAATACGATCTCACCTCAATACTTAATACTGCCAAAACCAATATCAGCCAGCAACTGAACCGTTCTTTTATTAAAGGCGTTTCAGGAAATGGTAGCATTCAGGATATTACCGTTGCAGGAATTTTCCCTCAAAGTAACTGGCTGGCTGTTCGTGCTTATTGCAGTGGTGATTTTTTGCTAAAAGTGGCGGGGATGGATTTTAAATTATAA
- a CDS encoding FMN-binding glutamate synthase family protein, with amino-acid sequence MRRIFLFASLLSLLITFFLAYYISRNWYVVFAVLLVVSCMGYYDMLQTKHTIRRIYPVFGRLRYVMEELRPKIYQYFIESDIDGRPLNRIDRSTVYQRAKEDNDTMPFGTQLDVYAPGYEWICHSIAPKNFSNLNHDPRVVFGNKDCRQPYNGSILNISAMSYGSLSSNAVEAMNAGARIGNFAHNTGEGGLSEYHLKHGGDLIWQIGTGYFGCRDDKGDFSPTLFAEKARISNVKMIEIKISQGAKPGHGGILPAAKNTPEIARIRHVAPGTTVESPPYHTAFSSPKELIQFIRQLRELSGGKPVGFKLCIGHKSEFIAICKAMITHNTYPDFITVDGGEGGTGAAPQEFSNYVGAPLLDGLAFVDDILRGLNIRHHIKIIASGKITTGFHIARTIALGADACNCARAMMLAVGCIQALLCNTNRCPTGVATQDPKYTRGLVVDDKKQRVANFHKHTVATFVELMGAAGLDNVKSITRSHIYRRVSLTAMFTFEEIFPSIKQGSLVDGAIPEKHKIDFDCADENHWGIVPVGGWSGDPESDKKVADAEIRPA; translated from the coding sequence ATGAGACGCATTTTTCTTTTTGCATCGCTGCTGTCGCTGCTGATCACCTTTTTTCTGGCGTATTATATCAGCAGAAACTGGTATGTGGTGTTTGCGGTTTTACTGGTTGTTTCCTGTATGGGCTATTATGATATGCTTCAGACCAAACATACCATCCGGCGCATTTACCCCGTATTCGGGCGGCTGCGTTATGTAATGGAAGAATTGCGCCCGAAAATTTATCAATATTTTATTGAATCGGATATTGACGGACGCCCGTTGAACCGGATCGATCGCTCCACAGTGTACCAGCGCGCCAAAGAGGACAATGACACTATGCCCTTTGGCACCCAACTGGATGTATATGCTCCGGGTTATGAATGGATCTGCCATTCGATAGCACCTAAGAATTTCAGCAATTTAAATCATGATCCGAGGGTGGTATTTGGCAATAAAGATTGCCGGCAGCCTTATAACGGAAGTATTTTGAACATTTCGGCGATGAGTTACGGATCGCTGAGCTCCAATGCGGTTGAGGCCATGAATGCCGGCGCCCGGATCGGGAATTTTGCGCACAATACCGGGGAGGGCGGTTTAAGTGAATATCACCTGAAACATGGCGGCGACCTGATCTGGCAGATTGGAACAGGTTATTTCGGTTGCCGGGATGATAAAGGCGATTTCTCACCCACTTTGTTTGCAGAGAAGGCCCGGATCTCCAATGTGAAGATGATCGAAATAAAAATTTCACAGGGAGCCAAGCCCGGGCACGGCGGTATTTTGCCTGCGGCGAAGAATACACCGGAAATTGCAAGGATCCGGCATGTAGCTCCCGGCACAACGGTGGAATCTCCACCCTACCATACGGCTTTCAGTTCGCCTAAGGAGTTAATTCAATTTATCCGGCAATTGCGGGAATTATCCGGGGGAAAACCGGTCGGATTTAAACTATGTATTGGTCATAAAAGCGAATTCATTGCCATCTGTAAAGCAATGATCACCCACAATACCTATCCTGATTTTATTACGGTAGATGGCGGTGAAGGCGGTACAGGAGCTGCTCCGCAGGAATTCTCCAATTATGTGGGCGCCCCGCTCCTGGACGGGCTGGCCTTTGTAGATGATATTTTAAGGGGACTGAATATCCGTCATCACATAAAGATCATTGCTTCCGGCAAGATCACCACAGGCTTCCATATTGCCCGTACGATTGCCCTGGGCGCCGATGCCTGCAATTGTGCACGCGCGATGATGCTGGCCGTGGGTTGCATACAGGCATTGCTTTGCAACACCAACCGCTGCCCTACCGGCGTGGCCACACAAGACCCCAAGTACACGAGAGGGTTGGTTGTGGACGATAAGAAACAGCGCGTGGCTAATTTTCATAAACACACGGTGGCAACTTTTGTGGAACTGATGGGAGCTGCCGGTCTCGACAATGTAAAATCGATCACCCGGTCGCATATTTACCGGAGGGTATCCCTAACGGCTATGTTTACTTTTGAAGAGATCTTCCCCTCGATAAAACAAGGGTCCTTAGTTGACGGCGCCATCCCCGAAAAACATAAGATCGATTTTGATTGTGCCGACGAGAACCATTGGGGCATTGTGCCGGTGGGTGGCTGGAGCGGCGATCCGGAAAGTGATAAAAAGGTGGCAGATGCTGAAATAAGGCCGGCATAA
- the radC gene encoding RadC family protein, whose product MKPRSTIKDWAKDDRPREKLILHGTGRLSNSELLAILIHNGTSRKSALDLGKEILQLGNNSLNELGKMTIADLTRIQGIGEAKAVTICAALELGRRRQADRPNGRAITAGSKQIGAYLRTILQDHSHEVFVVLYLNQNNNIIHYETVSEGGITGTVTDPRIILRKALEKNAVGIILSHNHPSGNLSPSRADEYLTKKIKEAAGFFDIKVIDHIIVSDEGYYSFADEGLL is encoded by the coding sequence ATGAAACCTAGAAGCACCATCAAAGACTGGGCGAAAGATGATCGCCCGCGGGAGAAATTAATACTCCACGGCACGGGCCGCCTGAGCAATTCAGAACTATTAGCCATCCTCATTCATAATGGCACTTCCCGCAAATCGGCCCTGGATCTGGGCAAAGAGATCCTGCAACTCGGGAACAATAGTCTTAACGAACTGGGGAAAATGACCATTGCTGATCTTACCCGCATCCAGGGAATTGGTGAAGCAAAGGCCGTGACCATCTGTGCCGCCCTGGAACTGGGGCGCCGAAGGCAGGCCGACCGGCCGAATGGGCGCGCCATTACGGCCGGCAGCAAGCAGATCGGCGCTTACCTGCGCACCATCCTGCAGGATCATTCGCATGAAGTGTTTGTGGTGCTCTACCTCAACCAGAACAATAATATCATTCATTATGAAACGGTGAGTGAAGGAGGTATCACCGGCACCGTGACCGACCCGCGCATCATCCTCAGAAAAGCCCTGGAGAAAAACGCCGTTGGCATCATCCTGTCGCACAATCACCCTTCCGGCAATTTGTCGCCCAGCCGGGCTGATGAATATCTCACCAAAAAAATAAAAGAAGCCGCCGGTTTTTTTGATATAAAAGTAATAGACCATATCATTGTGAGCGACGAGGGATATTACAGTTTTGCCGATGAAGGGCTGCTTTAG
- a CDS encoding ribose-phosphate diphosphokinase, with protein sequence MHSAKIFAGSASKQLAEEICGRYGCTLGEVHTQRFSDGEIYVNFLESVRGDYVFLIQSTYAPSDNLMELLLMIDAAKRASAYKVIVVMPYYGYARQDRKDRPRVAIGSKLVANMLTAAGADRLITMDLHAPQIQGYFDIPVDHLDSHAVFIPYVEQLQLENLTFAAPDVGATNRIREIASYFNAEMVICDKHRKRANEIASMRVIGDVEGRNVVIIDDICDTGGTLAKSAGLIMEKGAKSVRAMITHPILSGKAYENIANSALQELVVCDTIPLRKEGDKIKVITVANLFAVAIKHAFENKSITSLFVHSNLRTSNP encoded by the coding sequence ATGCATTCAGCCAAAATTTTTGCCGGCTCGGCATCGAAACAATTAGCAGAAGAAATATGCGGCCGCTACGGCTGTACTTTAGGAGAAGTGCACACCCAGCGCTTTAGCGACGGTGAGATTTATGTGAACTTCCTGGAAAGCGTGCGGGGCGATTATGTGTTCCTGATCCAGAGCACTTATGCCCCTTCTGATAACCTGATGGAGCTGCTGCTGATGATTGACGCGGCAAAAAGAGCATCGGCCTATAAAGTGATCGTGGTAATGCCTTATTATGGGTACGCCCGGCAGGACCGCAAGGACCGGCCGCGGGTGGCAATTGGTAGTAAATTGGTTGCCAATATGTTAACAGCGGCAGGAGCCGATCGCCTGATCACCATGGACCTGCACGCGCCACAGATCCAGGGTTATTTTGACATTCCGGTGGATCATTTGGACAGCCACGCGGTTTTTATCCCTTATGTGGAGCAATTACAGTTGGAAAACCTTACCTTTGCGGCCCCGGACGTAGGAGCAACAAACCGGATACGTGAAATTGCCTCCTATTTTAATGCGGAGATGGTGATCTGCGATAAGCACCGGAAACGGGCAAATGAGATCGCCAGCATGCGGGTAATTGGAGATGTGGAAGGCCGGAACGTGGTTATTATTGATGATATCTGCGATACGGGCGGTACACTGGCAAAAAGCGCCGGGCTGATCATGGAAAAAGGAGCAAAGAGCGTTAGGGCAATGATCACCCACCCTATATTAAGCGGTAAGGCTTACGAAAATATAGCCAACAGCGCTTTACAGGAACTGGTGGTTTGTGATACCATCCCGTTGCGCAAGGAAGGGGACAAGATAAAGGTGATCACCGTGGCGAATCTTTTTGCAGTGGCGATCAAACACGCGTTCGAAAATAAGAGTATCACCAGCCTGTTTGTGCACTCCAATTTAAGAACGTCGAATCCATAG
- a CDS encoding 50S ribosomal protein L25 produces MKTITIEGQLRTEFGKRATRQIRSQGAVPAVIYGGAKEINFSAPAAAFKGLVYTPNFQLAEVNLDGTTYRCILKDLQFDKVTDELIHLDLLELTDDKKVIAAIPVKFTGSAKGVKDGGRFVSKIKSLKVKTLPKYLKEVIEVPIDNLEINANIRVEDVVAENMEIMNSPRIPIASIVMTRQLKQEEAAAKK; encoded by the coding sequence ATGAAAACAATTACAATCGAAGGACAACTGAGGACCGAGTTTGGCAAAAGAGCCACCCGCCAGATCCGCTCTCAGGGCGCCGTGCCTGCTGTAATTTATGGGGGTGCTAAAGAGATCAACTTCAGTGCACCGGCGGCAGCATTCAAAGGACTGGTTTATACGCCTAACTTTCAGTTGGCGGAAGTAAACCTGGACGGAACTACGTACAGATGTATTCTGAAAGATCTTCAGTTCGATAAAGTAACCGACGAACTGATCCACCTGGATCTGCTGGAATTGACAGACGACAAAAAAGTGATCGCGGCCATTCCCGTTAAATTTACCGGAAGCGCTAAAGGGGTAAAAGATGGCGGACGCTTTGTTTCGAAGATCAAATCCCTGAAAGTAAAAACCCTCCCCAAATACCTGAAAGAGGTGATCGAAGTGCCTATTGATAATTTAGAGATCAATGCAAACATTCGTGTGGAAGATGTAGTGGCCGAGAACATGGAGATCATGAACTCTCCGCGTATTCCTATTGCTTCTATTGTTATGACAAGACAACTGAAGCAGGAAGAAGCTGCAGCTAAGAAATAA
- the pth gene encoding aminoacyl-tRNA hydrolase, with amino-acid sequence MKYLIAGLGNIGNEYAHTRHNIGFDVVAAFVFKHGGEFKNDRLAYHAEVKIKGRTVVCVCPTTYMNLSGKAVQYWLGKEKIPLERSLTILDDLALPLSKMRIKPAGSDGGHNGLRSIQAHLNTTAYPKLRFGIGNDFPKGMQADFVLGKWNKDEEALVKLKIEKATEAIETFLFQGIEAAMNEINNKEYTL; translated from the coding sequence ATGAAATATTTAATTGCAGGTTTAGGGAATATTGGAAATGAATATGCGCATACCCGCCATAATATTGGTTTTGATGTTGTAGCGGCTTTTGTTTTTAAGCATGGGGGTGAGTTCAAAAATGACCGGCTGGCCTATCATGCCGAAGTGAAAATAAAAGGAAGAACGGTGGTGTGCGTGTGCCCTACCACTTATATGAACCTTAGTGGAAAAGCGGTTCAATACTGGCTGGGAAAAGAGAAAATACCTTTAGAGCGATCTTTAACGATTTTAGACGATTTAGCCTTACCTTTATCGAAGATGCGGATTAAACCTGCAGGCAGCGATGGCGGCCATAACGGTTTACGAAGCATACAGGCACATTTAAATACTACTGCTTATCCAAAACTACGATTCGGGATCGGGAACGATTTCCCCAAAGGTATGCAGGCTGATTTTGTATTAGGAAAATGGAACAAGGATGAAGAGGCATTGGTAAAGCTAAAAATTGAAAAAGCAACCGAGGCTATCGAAACATTCTTATTTCAGGGCATAGAAGCTGCTATGAATGAAATAAATAACAAAGAATATACGTTGTAA
- a CDS encoding fumarylacetoacetate hydrolase family protein: MKIICIGRNYVAHAKELGNEVPEEPVVFMKPKSALLRPHLPFYYPEFTNELHYECELVLRISKNGRYINKRYAQQYFDAVTLGIDFTARDIQNELKKKGLPWEKAKAFDNSAVIGKWRPFSDFTNPKAINFGLYKNEELVQHGNSSNMIHSFESILAHVSKYFTLNIGDLVFTGTPEGVGEVVTGDVLEGILEDESVFQVTVE, translated from the coding sequence ATGAAAATTATTTGTATTGGTCGTAACTATGTTGCCCATGCCAAAGAGTTGGGTAATGAAGTTCCGGAGGAGCCGGTTGTATTTATGAAACCAAAGAGTGCGCTGCTGCGACCGCACCTGCCTTTTTATTATCCTGAATTTACGAACGAACTGCATTACGAGTGTGAACTGGTGCTGCGGATTTCAAAAAACGGGCGCTATATTAATAAACGATATGCACAACAATATTTCGACGCCGTAACGCTGGGTATCGATTTTACAGCAAGAGATATTCAAAACGAATTAAAGAAAAAAGGCCTGCCCTGGGAAAAGGCAAAAGCGTTCGATAACTCGGCCGTTATCGGAAAATGGCGCCCTTTTAGCGATTTTACAAACCCCAAAGCCATCAATTTCGGGCTGTATAAAAATGAAGAACTGGTGCAGCATGGTAACTCATCCAATATGATTCACTCGTTTGAATCGATCCTGGCGCATGTTTCCAAATACTTTACCCTTAATATCGGCGACCTCGTTTTTACGGGCACCCCCGAGGGTGTAGGTGAAGTGGTAACCGGCGATGTGCTGGAAGGGATCCTGGAAGATGAAAGCGTGTTCCAGGTAACAGTTGAATAA